A window from Macaca fascicularis isolate 582-1 chromosome 20, T2T-MFA8v1.1 encodes these proteins:
- the C20H16orf86 gene encoding uncharacterized protein C16orf86 homolog isoform X1, protein MVQRESLSSEGALGEEEGKELQARGWGTHPSSIPDSCTPAGRILVPCHYHHSPLPFFQSPHVGSSRRVGASGFVGHWAHWPLSLLGLGPHRPGKGQASSPGAVGRLGYSLRQVSCPWLRSLSLPGLRAHPKAEAELPPRLPLQEEEPEGSQSEPSPSAKQHKKAKKRKSLGAPVLHAVASTVSAPLETLGLERKAQRLRPLYQYINYCNPELNQAGEGDGEAEVEAEAELALVPEEAGVEQLQALLPLAGELGPGLALPCPSPLVTPIHALAPLGEEAGGLPSLGVSDHHKAEVDKSTQVDIDKMLSVCTAPLVPPLSPQYK, encoded by the exons AAAGCCTGTCAAGTGAGGGGGctctgggggaggaggaggggaaggagctgCAGGCCCGGGGTTGGGGCACACACCCCAGTAGCATTCCTGATTCCTGCACTCCTGCAGGAAGGATTCTTGTCCCCTGTCACTACCATCACTCTCCTCTCCCGTTCTTCCAGAGCCCCCATGTAGGGAGCAGCAGGAGAGTGGGAGCTTCAGGGTTTGTAGGGCACTGGGCTCACTGGCCTCTAAGCCTCTTGGGCCTGGGGCCTCATCGACCAGGAAAGGGGCAGGCGTCGAGTCCTGGGGCGGTGGGCAGGCTGGGGTATTCCCTGCGTCAGGTCTCTTGTCCCTGGCTCAggtccctcagcctcccgggccttCGTGCCCATCCCAAGGCTGAAGCTGAGCTGCCACCCAGGCTGCCGCTGCAGGAGGAGGAGCCAGAGGGCAGCCAGAGTGAGCCCTCACCATCTGCCAAACAGCACAAAAAAGCCAAGAAGCGCAAGAGCCTGGGGGCTCCCGTGCTCCACGCTGTGGCCAGCACGGTGTCTGCACCCTTAGAGACATTGGGGCTGGAGC GAAAGGCCCAGCGCCTGCGGCCCCTGTACCAGTACATCAACTATTGCAACCCCGAGCTGAACCAGGCAGGGGAGGGGgacggggaggccgaggtggaggcagaggcagagctggCCCTGGTTCCTGAGGAGGCAGGTGTGGAGCAACTGCAGGCCTTGCTGCCCTTGGCAGGTGAGCTGGGCCCAGGCCTCGCTTTGCCCTGTCCCAGTCCATTAGTGACCCCCATCCATGCTCTGGCTCCCCTCGGAGAGGAGGCTGGGGGCTTGCCCAGCTTGGGGGTGAGTGACCACCACAAGGCTGAGGTGGATAAGTCAACCCAGGTGGACATCGACAAGATGCTGAGTGTCTGCACTGCTCCGCTTGTCCCCCCGCTCTCTCCTCAGTACAAGTGA